One stretch of Passer domesticus isolate bPasDom1 chromosome 2, bPasDom1.hap1, whole genome shotgun sequence DNA includes these proteins:
- the PCNP gene encoding PEST proteolytic signal-containing nuclear protein isoform X2, with product MTGHSCNFCSIWFKNFNCMFLFFFLPLKLRGQWLCKDKAFLSCNGGESSSRSAEKRAANEEAEDFTTKPAPAKMSKFGFSIGSQTTKKASAISIKLGANKPKEPVPTLAPKTLSVAAAFNEDEDSEPEEMPPEAKMRMKNIGRDTPTSAGPNSFNKGKHGFSDNQKLWERNIKSHLGNVHDQENN from the exons ATGACTGGACATTCCTGTAATTTCTGCAGTATTTGGTTCAAAAATTTTAATTGtatgtttcttttcttctttcttcccttAAAGTTGAGAGGACAGTGGCTTTGCAAAGATAAAGCTTTCCTTTCTTG TAATGGAGGAGAAAGTTCGAGTCGCAGCGCAGAGAAACGGGCAGCTAATGAAGAAGCTGAAGACTTCACCACAAAGCCTGCTCCTGCCAAAATGTCCAAGTTTGGATTTTCCATAGGCAGTCAGACAACAAAGAAGGCATCTGCAATATCCATCAAACTGGGAGCAAAT AAGCCTAAAGAGCCTGTTCCAACTCTGGCTCCAAAAACCCTTTCTGTAGCAGCAGCTTTCAATGAAGATGAAGAT AGCGAACCAGAGGAAATGCCCCCCGAAGCCAAGATGCGCATGAAGAACATCGGAAG GGATACACCAACTTCAGCAGGACCAAATTCGTTCAATAAAGGAAAGCATGGATTTTCTGACAACCAGAAGCTATGGGAACGAAATATAAAATCTCATCTTGGAAATGTCCATGACCAAGAAAACAACTAA
- the PCNP gene encoding PEST proteolytic signal-containing nuclear protein isoform X1 — protein sequence MADGRAEGEKAKRPQPAGGPEEEAEKPVKTKTVSSSNGGESSSRSAEKRAANEEAEDFTTKPAPAKMSKFGFSIGSQTTKKASAISIKLGANKPKEPVPTLAPKTLSVAAAFNEDEDSEPEEMPPEAKMRMKNIGRDTPTSAGPNSFNKGKHGFSDNQKLWERNIKSHLGNVHDQENN from the exons ATGGCGGACGGCAGAGCCGAGGGGGAGAAGGCGAAGCGGCCGCAGCCCGCAGGAG GACCTGAAGAAGAGGCAGAAAAACCTGTGAAAACTAAGACTGTTTCTTCCAGTAATGGAGGAGAAAGTTCGAGTCGCAGCGCAGAGAAACGGGCAGCTAATGAAGAAGCTGAAGACTTCACCACAAAGCCTGCTCCTGCCAAAATGTCCAAGTTTGGATTTTCCATAGGCAGTCAGACAACAAAGAAGGCATCTGCAATATCCATCAAACTGGGAGCAAAT AAGCCTAAAGAGCCTGTTCCAACTCTGGCTCCAAAAACCCTTTCTGTAGCAGCAGCTTTCAATGAAGATGAAGAT AGCGAACCAGAGGAAATGCCCCCCGAAGCCAAGATGCGCATGAAGAACATCGGAAG GGATACACCAACTTCAGCAGGACCAAATTCGTTCAATAAAGGAAAGCATGGATTTTCTGACAACCAGAAGCTATGGGAACGAAATATAAAATCTCATCTTGGAAATGTCCATGACCAAGAAAACAACTAA
- the PCNP gene encoding PEST proteolytic signal-containing nuclear protein isoform X3, which yields MLFEVAAPINLLSKSSSSCNGGESSSRSAEKRAANEEAEDFTTKPAPAKMSKFGFSIGSQTTKKASAISIKLGANKPKEPVPTLAPKTLSVAAAFNEDEDSEPEEMPPEAKMRMKNIGRDTPTSAGPNSFNKGKHGFSDNQKLWERNIKSHLGNVHDQENN from the exons ATGCTTTTTGAGGTTGCTGCTCCCATCAATCTGCTCAGTAAAAGTAGCTCATCTTG TAATGGAGGAGAAAGTTCGAGTCGCAGCGCAGAGAAACGGGCAGCTAATGAAGAAGCTGAAGACTTCACCACAAAGCCTGCTCCTGCCAAAATGTCCAAGTTTGGATTTTCCATAGGCAGTCAGACAACAAAGAAGGCATCTGCAATATCCATCAAACTGGGAGCAAAT AAGCCTAAAGAGCCTGTTCCAACTCTGGCTCCAAAAACCCTTTCTGTAGCAGCAGCTTTCAATGAAGATGAAGAT AGCGAACCAGAGGAAATGCCCCCCGAAGCCAAGATGCGCATGAAGAACATCGGAAG GGATACACCAACTTCAGCAGGACCAAATTCGTTCAATAAAGGAAAGCATGGATTTTCTGACAACCAGAAGCTATGGGAACGAAATATAAAATCTCATCTTGGAAATGTCCATGACCAAGAAAACAACTAA
- the TRMT10C gene encoding tRNA methyltransferase 10 homolog C: MQSANVLLRRIVRSSVLPFATQHGMKKDLFPLSRTLSSSLCLKQDKSHEPSEKLDLDEWKKVMKSGLQEEVIEVASEPKELSSLAAARETLEMWRLAGRAVPENISEEQLKTFMECPSKSAKKKYLKYLHLKELHKKNDKRKMEEKRERRLEAQDQDSKPDEIKKSPFLHFWSRTMDKAYNWRAAQSMIFGQPLVFDMSYEKEMSIREVSNTVRQIVMSESSNRKSVDPFHIHFCNFKDDSLYHREFIKNYREAWDKLLITVTDQCYTEIFPKDKLIYLTADSPKVMKTFDHDKIYIVGSMVDRSIKTGVSLARAKRLGLETAALPLEKYLLWNTGAKNLTLDQMMHILLTLKDTADWKKALEFVPKRKCCGFVNKPVKELKKTLDLINTLKLGKGREKAEKRFAKNYPQRYKLKQK, translated from the coding sequence ATGCAGTCTGCTAATGTGCTTCTGAGAAGAATTGTAAGAAGTTCTGTCCTTCCATTTGCCACGCAGCATGGGATGAAAAAGGATTTGTTTCCACTCAGTAGAACTCTGAGTTCATCGCTTTGTCTGAAGCAAGACAAGTCACATGAGCCCTCAGAAAAACTGGATTTAGATGAGTGGAAGAAGGTAATGAAATCTGGATTGCAAGAAGAGGTCATTGAGGTGGCCTCAGAGCCTAAGGAGCTTTCCAGTTTGGCTGCTGCACGTGAGACTTTGGAGATGTGGAGACTAGCTGGCAGAGCAGTTCCAGAAAATATTAGTGAAGAACAGCTAAAAACCTTTATGGAGTGTCCTTCTAAGTCAGCTAAAaagaagtatttaaaatatttgcatctCAAAGAACTTCACAAGAAAAATGACAAGAGGAAGAtggaagagaaaagggaaaggaggcTGGAGGCACAAGATCAAGATTCAAAACCAGATGAGATCAAAAAGAGTCCATTCCTACATTTCTGGTCCCGCACTATGGATAAAGCATACAATTGGAGGGCTGCTCAGTCCATGAtctttggccagcctctggtaTTTGACATGTCCTATGAGAAAGAGATGTCTATCCGAGAAGTCTCAAATACAGTGAGACAGATAGTAATGAGTGAAAGCAGCAACCGGAAATCTGTGGATCCATTCCACATCCACTTCTGTAACTTCAAAGATGATAGCCTCTATCACAGGGAATTTATCAAGAATTATAGAGAGGCATGGGACAAACTGCTTATCACAGTGACAGACCAGTGCTACACAGAAATCTTTCCAAAGGATAAGCTCATCTATCTGACAGCTGATTCTCCCAAAGTAATGAAAACATTTGATCACGATAAGATCTATATTGTTGGGTCAATGGTTGACAGGAGCATAAAAACAGGAGTCTCTTTAGCACGGGCAAAGCGATTAGGACTGGAGACTGCAGCCCTTCCACTGGAGAAGTATTTGCTTTGGAATACTGGTGCCAAAAATCTCACACTGGATCAAATGATGCATATTTTATTAACCTTGAAAGATACTGCTGACTGGAAGAAGGCTCTGGAATTTGTTCCGAAAAGGAAATGCTGTGGCTTTGTAAACAAGCCTGTAAAGGAATTGAAAAAAACATTAGACCTGATCAACACACTCAAACTTGGAAAGGGAcgggaaaaagcagaaaagcgATTTGCCAAAAACTACCCCCAGAGGTATAAACTAAAGCAAAAGTAG
- the TXNL4B gene encoding thioredoxin-like protein 4B, protein MSFLLPKLTCKREVDQAIKSVAEKVLVLRFGRDNDAVCLQLDDILAKTAHDLSKMAVIYLVDVNDVPVYTQYFDISYIPSTVFFFNGQHMKVDYGSPDHTKFVGSFKTKQDFIDLIEVIYRGAMRGKLIVRSPIDPNNIPKYDLLYQGI, encoded by the exons ATGAGTTTTCTGCTGCCCAAACTGACCTGTAAGAGGGAGGTGGATCAGGCAATAAAAAGCGTCGCTGAGAAGGTTTTGGTTCTCCGTTTTGGAAGAGATAATGATGCTGTTTGTCTGCAGCTCGATGATATT CTTGCAAAAACAGCCCATGACCTAAGTAAAATGGCAGTCATTTACCTGGTGGATGTGAACGACGTCCCAGTGTACACCCAGTATTTTGACATCAGTTATATTCCATCTACTGTGTTTTTCTTCAATGGACAGCACATGAAGGTTGATTATGG GTCTCCAGATCACACCAAATTTGTGGGAAGcttcaaaacaaagcaagacTTCATAGATCTGATTGAAGTGATTTACCGCGGAGCCATGCGGGGAAAGCTCATTGTGAGAAGTCCCATTGATCCCAATAACATTCCTAAATATGACCTTCTCTACCAAGGAATTTAA